One genomic window of Punica granatum isolate Tunisia-2019 chromosome 1, ASM765513v2, whole genome shotgun sequence includes the following:
- the LOC116209100 gene encoding NADH dehydrogenase [ubiquinone] iron-sulfur protein 7, mitochondrial, which produces MALVSRATATRSSLSLLAPHLRVLSTAASSSTPAPHSRPPPPSASSSPGLPKAAEYVISKVDDLMNWARRGSIWPMTFGLACCAVEMMHTGAARYDLDRFGIIFRPSPRQSDCMIVAGTLTNKMAPALRKVYDQMPEPRWVISMGSCANGGGYYHYSYSVVRGCDRIVPVDIYVPGCPPTAEALLYGILQLQKKINRRKDFHIWWTK; this is translated from the exons ATGGCTCTCGTCTCACGCGCCACCGCCACGCgctcctccctctccctcctcgCCCCTCACCTCCGCGTCCTCTCCACCGCTGCCTCCTCCTCCACTCCGGCCCCCCACTCCCGCCCCCCTCCCCCCTCCGCCTCCTCATCCCCCGGCCTCCCCAAGGCCGCTGAGTATGTCATATCCAAAGTCGACGACCTTATGAACTGGGCCCGCCGCGGCTCCATCTGGCCCATGACCTTCGGCCTCGCCTGCTGCGCCGTCGAGATGATGCACACCGGCGCCGCCAGGTACGATCTGGACCGATTCGGGATCATCTTCAGGCCCAGCCCTCGCCAGTCCGATTGTATGATCGTCGCCGGGACCCTCACTAACAAGATGGCTCCTGCTCTTCGCAA GGTCTATGACCAAATGCCCGAGCCAAGATGGGTTATCTCTATGGGGAGCTGCGCAAATGGTGGTGGCTACTATCACTATTCCTATTCAGTGGTCCGCGGCTGTGACAGGATCGTCCCAGTTGATATCTACGTTCCTGGTTGCCCTCCCACTGCTGAGGCCTTGCTGTATGGAATCCTTCAACTGCAGAAGAAGATCAACAGGCGGAAGGACTTCCACATCTGGTGGACTAAATAA
- the LOC116209092 gene encoding ferrochelatase-2, chloroplastic codes for MNTVARSGVLSDAGIAGGNPWTANRRSSVCCSQNSSRVSLSLGGPQTNKLSQETKIFNSSFADRRSRPFTGRHSCSWTEKTSPIGSAIQSLGASSYAETATESYPHVAEEKIGVLLLNLGGPDTLNDVQPFLFNLFADPDIIRLPRLFRFLQQPLAKLISVLRAPKSREGYASIGGGSPLRQITNEQADALKRALEAQDLSANVYVAMRYWYPFTEEAVQQIKRDKITKLVVLPLYPQFSISTTGSSIRVLENAFREDAYLSRLPVSIIQYWYQRPGYIKSMADLIQKELETFSKPKEAIIFFSAHGVPVSYVEDAGDPYRDQMEECIDLIMQELKSRGVSNDHVLAYQSRVGPVQWLKPYTDEVLVELGQKGVKSLVAVPVSFVSEHIETLEEIDMEYKHLALESGIENWARVPALNCTSSFITDLADAVVEALPSATAMSTGGSTSEGGDQDLINYVVKLFFGSILAFVLLFSPKLVNAFRNHLI; via the exons ATGAACACGGTGGCGAGGTCCGGGGTCCTCTCCGATGCCGGGATCGCTGGCGGTAATCCGTGGACTGCCAACCGCAGATCATCGGT ATGCTGCTCTCAGAATAGCTCACGTGTTTCTCTATCTTTGGGGGGACCACAGACTAACAAGTTATCCCAAGAAACAAAGATTTTCAACTCTAGCTTCGCTGATAGGAGAAGCAGACCTTTTACTGGGCGACATTCTTGTAGCTGGACTGAGAAGACAAGCCCAATTGGATCAGCAATTCAGTCCCTAGGAGCATCCTCATATGCTGAGACTGCTACAGAATCTTATCCGCATGTTGCAGAGGAAAAAATTGGGGTTCTTCTGCTTAATCTTGGTGGTCCAGATACTCTTAATGATGTTCAGCCCTTTCTGTTCAATTTGTTTGCAGATCCA GATATCATCCGCCTTCCTAGGCTCTTTCGGTTCTTACAGCAGCCCCTGGCAAAGCTAATCTCTGTCCTCAGGGCACCAAAAAGTAGAGAGGGATATGCTTCCATTGGTGGTGGCTCACCTTTACGCCAAATAACCAATGAGCAG GCCGATGCCCTTAAAAGGGCTTTGGAAGCACAAGATCTATCTGCCAATGTCTATGTTGCAATGCGATATTGGTATCCTTTTACTGAGGAGGCAGTCCAGCAG ATCAAAAGGGACAAGATTACAAAGCTTGTTGTGCTGCCTCTTTATCCTCAATTTTCCATTTCCACGACAGGGTCAAGCATACGTGTTCTGGAGAATGCTTTCAG GGAGGATGCATATCTGTCACGTCTGCCTGTTTCTATAATTCAGTATTGGTATCAGCGACCTGGTTATATAAAGTCTATGGCTGATCTGATCCAGAAAGAGCTGGAAACTTTCTCTAAGCCCAAGGAG GCTATAATTTTCTTCAGTGCTCATGGAGTACCGGTCAGTTACGTGGAGGATGCCGGAGATCCCTACAGAGACCAGATGGAGGAGTGTATTGATTTGATCATGCAGGAGCTGAAATCTAGAGGGGTCTCCAATGACCATGTACTTGCCTACCAG AGTCGGGTTGGGCCAGTTCAATGGCTAAAGCCCTACACTGATGAAGTTCTGGTTGAGCTTGGTCAAAAAGGCGTGAAGAGTCTCGTAGCTGTTCCAGTGAG CTTTGTGAGCGAGCACATAGAAACTCTAGAGGAGATCGATATGGAGTATAAGCACTTGGCGCTCGAGTCTGGCATCGAAAACTGGGCCCGTGTGCCTGCCCTAAACTGCACCTCTTCCTTCATAACAGATTTGGCAGATGCAGTTGTGGAGGCCCTACCTTCAGCCACAGCCATGTCAACTGGCGGGTCCACCTCAGAAGGTGGTGACCAGGACCTGATAAACTACGTCGTTAAGCTGTTCTTTGGTTCGATACTCGCGTTTGTCTTGCTCTTCTCCCCGAAGTTGGTAAATGCTTTCAGGAATCACCTCATTTAG
- the LOC116192017 gene encoding uncharacterized protein LOC116192017, with product MARLISSADSDAAAAASHRVVFVDTSLDTHLAMAVSESDTVSDLKKKIIQAHQPCFPQFGEIKINAVKVERRGHSYHLSDSMLVISAFNGMKKDLFLDVDASSPGERQCFTAVIEEPPNAIVEIKERSDEHGTIGAIGNCGKVVGDLGVAFEAYDLETLPPVVKCSGLLDEGSPSEISPSKKRRKMKSQASTPLNSSDATVPPSGKVVPDQSHGETMEVNAGAAVTNLEKAIVLGSFHTAPSSEVLDSSKKADDGLVQRADAEMNDQGAGKKKSQSAADFVDGDPSLLHEMDVGLLSAGNAVLANNQLLETGRRDTNEVLQGDDAHVGAEEVNVAHAADTDNVLENTVSPKRRKKSSRQRPPGEKLEISNSKSDEGNPGDGSFIDLLQAVDYIQSENRLNDEKNLSEEGKEIAVADADKKSGEEHGLEMEISREITENAGIDVGKREKRSKRQILKEKNVDQRSDRPEQDRSRQSKVEKIKIAVGDANEKSGKGHENEMEISGEIAENAEPIIGKIKRRTKKRSSKDDRIRDGPGREQSSPSKDEGKETRSMAANKKSDEERMDEMGSLQHIPDEAAVEDDLEVKIQKKKTKKWSSKEKKDDQSIHNIGKEQSYLPQAEGGGVPAVDADGKDITEKSADAGNLEEKTKKRATRQRSKEKSADRIDKSGSQFYLKQRERKQ from the exons ATGGCGCGACTGATTTCCTCCGCCGACTCCGACGCCGCCGCTGCTGCGTCGCACCGCGTGGTGTTCGTGGACACCAGCCTCGACACTCACCTCGCGATGGCCGTCTCCGAATCCGACACAGTGTCGGACCTCAAAA AGAAAATTATTCAAGCGCACCAGCCGTGCTTTCCGCAGTTCGGGGAGATCAAAATCAACGCAGTAAAG GTCGAGCGAAGAGGGCACTCTTATCACTTGTCTGACTCCATGCTCGTGATAAGTGCATTCAATGGGATGAAGAAAGATTTGTTTCTTGATGTTGATGCTTCGAGTCCAGGGGAGCGCCAATGTTTCACTGCCGTCATTGAGGAACCTCCTAATGCTATAGTGGAGATTAAGGAAAGGAGTGATGAACATGGGACCATTGGTGCCATAGGAAATTGCGGTAAAGTTGTAGGAGATTTAGGGGTCGCATTTGAAGCGTATGATCTAGAAACTTTGCCGCCAGTTGTGAAGTGCTCGGGATTACTGGATGAAGGTAGTCCATCAGAAATTAGTCCGAGcaagaaaaggaggaaaatGAAAAGCCAGGCATCAACACCTCTCAATTCATCCGATGCTACTGTTCCTCCTTCTGGGAAGGTTGTTCCGGACCAGAGTCATGGGGAAACGATGGAAGTTAATGCTGGGGCTGCTGTCACTAACCTTGAGAAAGCCATTGTCTTAGGAAGTTTTCATACTGCACCATCTTCTGAAGTCCTTGATAGTAGCAAGAAGGCTGATGATGGTCTTGTTCAGCGAGCAG ATGCTGAGATGAATGATCAGGGTGCTGGTAAAAAGAAAAGCCAAAGTGCAGCTGATTTTGTCGATGGGGATCCCTCTCTTCTTCATGAGATGGATGTTGGACTTCTTTCAGCTGGGAATGCTGTTCTAGCCAATAATCAACTATTGGAAACTGGTCGACGTGATACGAATGAAGTGTTGCAGGGCGACGATGCTCATGTGGGTGCTGAAGAAGTTAATGTTGCCCACGCAGCAGATACTGATAATGTTCTGGAAAATACAGTTTCTccaaaaagaaggaagaagagtaGCAGACAGAGGCCTCCTGGAGAAAAATTGGAAATATCAAATTCAAAAAGTGATGAAGGTAATCCTGGTGATGGTTCTTTCATTGACCTTCTGCAAGCTGTAGATTATATTCAATCTGAAAATAGGTTGAATGATGAAAAGAACTTGTCAGAGGAGGGAAAGGAAATAGCAGTTGCAGATGCAGACAAAAAATCTGGCGAGGAACATGGACTTGAGATGGAAATCTCTCGGGAAATCACAGAAAATGCTGGAATTGATGTGGggaagagggagaagagaagTAAAAGACAAATTTTGAAGGAGAAAAATGTTGATCAGAGAAGTGATAGACCTGAGCAAGATCGAAGCAGGCAATCGAAAGTTGAGAAAATCAAAATAGCAGTTGGGGATGCAAATGAGAAGTCTGGTAAGGGGCATGAAAATGAGATGGAAATATCTGGGGAAATTGCAGAAAATGCTGAACCCATCATAGGGAAGATTAAAAGGAGAACTAAGAAAAGGAGTTCTAAGGATGACCGGATAAGAGATGGGCCTGGGAGAGAGCAAAGCAGTCCATCCAAAGACGAGGGAAAAGAAACCAGGTCAATGGCTGCTAATAAAAAATCTGACGAGGAGCGCATGGATGAGATGGGATCTCTGCAGCATATCCCAGATGAAGCAGCAGTTGAAGATGATCTTGAGGTGAAGATacagaagaagaaaactaagaaatgGAGTTCTAAGGAGAAAAAGGATGATCAATCGATTCATAACATCGGAAAAGAGCAAAGCTATTTGCCTCAAGCAGAAGGAGGAGGTGTGCCGGCTGTGGATGCTGATGGCAAGGACATTACAGAGAAATCGGCAGATGCAGGTAATCTCGAGGAGAAGACAAAGAAAAGGGCTACGAGACAGAGATCTAAGGAGAAGAGTGCTGATAGAATTGATAAAAGTGGAAGCCAGTTTTATCTCAAGCAGAGGGAGCGAAAACAATAG